The following DNA comes from Rosa rugosa chromosome 5, drRosRugo1.1, whole genome shotgun sequence.
ggtaggggatgtgtaagtatattggcccattgccattcaacacatgatttcccattacaacaaggaaaccggagcctcaagaaaaacaaagagaaagtgCACAAGATCGGGTCTTGAAGAAAAGATCACGCCAAATtgaatcactgatcttgagtttaatgTGCATTTATTCCATATTAGTTGGTATAattttaaattgatatgcatatcgttGTATTGAATCAATAAATCTCTTATGCATTAAAGTGGTttttaacatgcatatcaatttgagatcTTGTTTAGGTAATTGtcgattgcatattcaaaaactgttttaaacctttccttgtttatcttgattaattattaagaaaagatttgattgagggggagttatTCTCCCTTATAAAAAGGTTTCAAAACTAAAGTTTGGGGGGGTTTTTTGATGGtagaaattattttattttgaactAGGTGTGTTGTTCAAATCGTTTTTCTAAAACCCCTCCTTACTTGTTTCATGTGTGAGATTGCATAATTTTCCTCATTCACTCTCAAGATCGGTGATTCAATTGAGTGAAAGGAAGATCGAAGATTGATTGTCTAGAATGTTGAATTAAGAGTTAGAACggttgtaaaacaagttagcatttgttgctaagagaaagtgtttgttatgaacaacactacttgtgttCTGTAAActcttgtgtttattattggatTGTTcttctcgtgttggctacgttaaaagccacgcagtgaagtttcctcagtggagaggtttacactgcgttagcaaatcttcGTGTCGTGTTATCGAATTTTCTTTAGTTAAATTCATTGAGATAAAATATTGTTTCATAATTAGTTCCATCTAGTACTAtcatttggcatcagagcgggttctagaacTTTCTAGTGATCCCAGGAAAGATGGAACACTCACGTGATCGGGCTGCTGGTGGATCTATAAATAGTCCTCCATGGTTCGAAGGTGGATGTGAAAAATACACTCAGTGGAAGATTTACATGAAGTCATACCTTTATGCTCAAGATGAACATGTGTGGAATATTGTAGAAAATGGCTGGACTATACCTATGATAAAAGCAAAAGGAGAAAGCTCTTCCACTGCCACTCCTAAACCAAGGAAAGACTGGACTGAGGAAGAAGTTCGGGATCTGCAAGCAGACTTCAAGGCTAAGAACAGCATTTTCACAGCCTTATCTGAACGGGAAAAGCTGAGGATCAGTCACTGTGATACTGCCAAACAAGCATGGGATCTTCTACAAACTACATATGAAGGAAACAAGAAGGTACGCGCTCAGAAATTACAAGCACTGATTTTTGAATTCGAAACTATGACtatgggagatgatgaaaccATTGATGATTTCCACGGTAGAATTCTTAAAATCTCTGGTCAGTGTCGTAGTCTGGGAGCACCATTTGATGAAGATAAGATTGTCAAAAAGATTCTTAGGGCTCTGCCAGAAAAATTTCACTCAAAAGTCACTAGCATAGAGGACTCATTTGATATTGATGTGTACCCACTTGATGAGCTCATCGGCAATCTCAAAACCTATGAGATGAGGCTAAAACCTGAGAAGAAGAATAAAGGCGTAGCCTTCAAGGCAGTAAAAGGggcggaagaggaagaagaaacactAGATCTTGCCTTACTCACAAAGGAGTTCAAAAGATTTCTAAAAACCAAGAACTCCTCTAGAAACCCTAATGCTCCTAAGAAAAACACCTATGGGGGAAGCAGCAGTAATGATTACAATAGCAAGAGTGGAAAAGGAAGCTTCAAGGGAAATCACTCTGGAAAACCTAAATGCTATGAGTGTGGTGGCTATGGCCATATTTCTACTGACTGTGGAAataggaagcatggaaacaacatcaacaagtctcttctctcaacttggagtgatgaTGAATCTCTAGAAGTGGAAAATCTGGCACTTGTATCGTCACTTCTACCTGATTCCGACAGTGATGAGACATTCTCTGATGATGAAACAAATATCCGCTGCAAGCAACTCTACAAAGCTTCAAAGGCCACATTACTCAGAAACTTGAGCTTAGAAAAGGAAGTTGAATTTCTaagaacagaaaaagaaaaaatggagcATATGTTGGAGACTTCACAATCCACATGGGAACAGGGAAGAAGGAACCCAGTTGCTGAGATGTCTATCCCATCCAGTGATCAGAACTCATCAAGTTGGAAGGCTGAAAAAGGTGAACTTctgaacaaaataaaaatgctgGAACTGGATGTGAGGGGACAACAAGTCCTAAACCTGGAGTTATTGGCTAAAACTGAGTCTCTACAAGACGAGTTAAAATTAACTCAAGAAAGATTCATTAAGTTCGATATCAGCTCCTCTTCCATGTCCAAGTTGCTCGGATCAGGAAAAGCTCCTCATGATACATGTGGGCTAGGATACACTGGAGAAACTTCCAAAATCACCAAGTTTGTACGAGCCTCAAAATCATCTGTAGAGCAGAAAGATGTCTCCATTGATGATCATGTCAAAAGTATAAAGGAAGGAAATTCAAACCAACAACATCAGGTAAAACTTGACCAAAAATTCCCCACTGGTCAACACAGGTACGCAAACCCTAGAATCTTTATCCCTACTtgtcatcactgtggtaagATTGGCCATATCAGACCTAGATGTAATGAACGGTTTTCAAACTTAAAATTTTCTCAAGAAAAATGTACTGTTGAAACCCTACAGGTGGAGCTTAAAGAACAAAAGGAACTCATTAACAAATTAACTGAAATTGTCTCTAAGAAGAATCCTCAaactgaaagaagaaaagatgtcTGGACCAGAAAAATTGAAAGCAAAAATCATAGTTCCATTGTTAATAAAACTGATGATACATGTCTCTTTGCTTGTGCTAGCCAAACTCATCAACGCTCTCACATTGAGGCAACTTGTTTAGTTGCTTTAACTGCATTAGCTGACAAGCGACGAGATTTTTGGTATGTTGACAGCGGTTGTTCAAGACACATGACCGGAGACAAAACATGGTTTACCTCATTTGAGGATGAAAATACCTCAGGATCAGTTACGTTTGGAGATGGGAGGAAAGCTAACATTCTAGCTCGAGGTACGGTAAACACTCCAGGTATACCTAACCTTAAAAATGTGTTATTTGTTGAAGGATTAACT
Coding sequences within:
- the LOC133711757 gene encoding uncharacterized protein LOC133711757 — encoded protein: MEHSRDRAAGGSINSPPWFEGGCEKYTQWKIYMKSYLYAQDEHVWNIVENGWTIPMIKAKGESSSTATPKPRKDWTEEEVRDLQADFKAKNSIFTALSEREKLRISHCDTAKQAWDLLQTTYEGNKKVRAQKLQALIFEFETMTMGDDETIDDFHGRILKISGQCRSLGAPFDEDKIVKKILRALPEKFHSKVTSIEDSFDIDVYPLDELIGNLKTYEMRLKPEKKNKGVAFKAVKGAEEEEETLDLALLTKEFKRFLKTKNSSRNPNAPKKNTYGGSSSNDYNSKSGKGSFKGNHSGKPKCYECEVENLALVSSLLPDSDSDETFSDDETNIRCKQLYKASKATLLRNLSLEKEVEFLRTEKEKMEHMLETSQSTWEQGRRNPVAEMSIPSSDQNSSSWKAEKGELLNKIKMLELDVRGQQVLNLELLAKTESLQDELKLTQERFIKFDISSSSMSKLLGSGKAPHDTCGLGYTGETSKITKFVRASKSSVEQKDVSIDDHVKSIKEGNSNQQHQVKLDQKFPTGQHRYANPRIFIPTCHHCGKIGHIRPRCNERFSNLKFSQEKCTVETLQVELKEQKELINKLTEIVSKKNPQTERRKDVWTRKIESKNHSSIVNKTDDTCLFACASQTHQRSHIEATCLVALTALADKRRDFWYVDSGCSRHMTGDKTWFTSFEDENTSGSVTFGDGRKANILARGTVNTPGIPNLKNVLFVEGLTANLISVSHLADDYEDVWFNKQRCLVLNQKGEGVMGGKRSVDNCYHIQANESSCVQSCLSVKSTEETLELWHRKMGHVNYQDLLKLSTKQCVRGLPNLKGKTDKMCGDCKVGKQTKAPHRVVNSATTTQVLELLHMDLMGPAQPESFGGKSYILVVVDDFSRYIWVNFLKDKTETFESFKSLSQKLIIEKQSSNKCLVRIRSDNGTEFKNASFSNYCRELGVSHEFSSPITPQQNGIVERKNRVLLDMARVMLHAAGLSTNFWAEAISTACYTINRVLLRPGTEQTAYELWKGKKPNVGHFHVFGSPCYILRDREHLGKFDARSDDGVFLGYSLTSRAYRVYNKRTRVVMESINVSINDQCMKQEETFADISPFSITPSQNTETSSEEEEEEIYDNIFEPAPTQRRGFKQVQKDHSTHDIIGNLTD